The sequence TAGACCAATTTGTTAAACTTTCATTTTAGCTTCAAAAATCTTGGGTGATTAAAACAGCCTAAGACCTTTTATTATTAAAACAACATGAGGATATATCAATGGATTTGTTGAAAGAGTTAGAACAAATTTCAGAAAAAGTCAAAACTCAACGCGATGAAATCATGGTACAAATGCACTTGGCCGGACTTGATGCAAAATCTGAGTGGGACAAAGCTGAAGAAAAATGGCATGAACTGAAAATTAAAGCAGAGGAAATCAAGGATGAAACCAAAGAAACGACAGAGGAACTGGTTTCCAAAACCAAAGTAATTGCTGACGAACTCAACACGGCCTATCACCGAATCTTAGAGCGCCTCAAAAATTGATTCAGCCATAATTCTTAGCCGCTGTATTAGACAAAAGAGGCCAATCAATGACTTACCTGACATTTTGGGGTGGCACAGAGCAGGTAACAGGATCTTGTTACCTGCTTGAAACAGGCCATCACCGTATCTTACTGGATTGTGGTTTATTTCAGGGAAGTAAGGAAACAGAACGGCTCAACGCCGAAGACTTTCCCTTTGATCCAGCAACAATTGATGCTGTCGTTTTGTCCCATGCGCATCTTGATCACTCCGGACGCTTACCCAAGCTGGTTAAAGAAGGATTTCGAGGTAATCTGTTCCTGACGGAAGGCAGCTATCAGTTACTGGAACTGCTGCTGAAAGATGCTGCGTTTCTGGAGCTGAGAGATACCGAATGGGAAAATAAAAAGCGCGAGAGAGCTGGAAAAAAGCTGTTAGATCCTCTGTTTACGCTCGAAGATGTTGAAGCTTTGCTGACATTGAGAAAACCTTTTCCTTATAAAACGGCAATTGAGGTATTACCCGGCATAAAACTGCAGTTTTTAGATGCCGGACATATTTTAGGTTCATCAATCGTAAAGCTTGAACTACAGGAAGGCGATAAAAACAAAACACTGGTTTTCTCGGGGGATCTCGGCAATTCCGCCTCCCCCGTTTTACCTGATCCGGAAACGGTCAAACACGCTGATCTGCTATTGCTGGAATCCACCTATGGAGACAGAGATCATAAAGCGTTAGACCCTACTCTGGACGAACTGAGAGTGATACTTAAGTTAGCCGCCAATAGCGGTGGCAATGTCATTATTCCTTCGTTTGCTGTCGGCCGTACTCAGGATTTGCTGTACTGGTTGGGCAAACTTTACCGCGAAGGTTCATTGCCTCAACAGCAGGTTTTTCTTGACAGCCCTATGGCCATCAATGCCAGTGAAATTTATTTTGATTATAAGCACCTTTTTAACGAGGATGATCCTGAATTTAATCGAATAGCACAAAAAGGCTGGCAAGCCTGGCTCCCCTGCCTATCCTATTCGGAAACGGCAGAAGACTCGATGGCGATCAACCGGATTGTTGGCGGCGCTGTTATTATTGCTGGCAGCGGAATGTGCACGGGTGGGCGTATTCGTCACCACTTGAAGTACAACTTGTGGCGGCGTAATGCACACATCGTTTTCGTCGGTTTTCAAGCTCAAGGTACCTTGGGCAGGCGCTTGATTGACGGCCAGAAAGATTTAAAAATACTGGGCAGCAAAATCCATGTAGAAGCCACAATCCATACGTTGGGCGGTCTTAGCGCTCACGCCGATCAAAGCCAATTGCTCGCCTGGGCTAATCACTTTGAAGGAACCAAGCCCCGGTTGTTTTTGGTTCACGGAGAAACAAGCGCTTCTCATTCCTTACAGACCTGTTTTAACCGATTGGGTTGGCCTGCCAACTTACCCAAAATCGGTCAAAAAATCGAGATATCCTGATAAGATCCGGCTATAGGGGGTCATACCATGATAGCCGGATTTATCCTTTTCCTTTGGTGCGGGTCGATTTGTTGACTGAATCTTTTTCAATAAAGTCAATAATCATACCCGCTATATCTTTTTCAGTTGACGTTTCAATACCTTGCAAGCCCGGTGATGAGTTGACTTCCATGATGACCGGGCCATGGTTGGAGCGCAGCAAATCCACACCGGCAACATTTAATCCCAGGGTTCTTGCCGCACGAACGGCAATGGAGCGTTCCTCAGGCGATATTCTGATTAAAGAGGAAGTTCCGCCCCTGTGCAAATTGGATCTAAATTCGCCTTCTTTACCTTGTCTTTTCATGGCCGCAACGACCTTGTCACCGATAACAAAGCAACGTATATCGGCACCGGCAGCTTCTTTGATGAATTCCTGGACTAAAATATTGGCCTTTAATCCCATAAATGCCTCGATAACACTTTCAGCCGCTTTTTGAGTTTCTGCCATTACGACGCCAATACCTTGCGTACCCTCCAATAGTTTTATAACCAAGGGCGCTCCGCCAACCATTTTGATTAAATCTTCTACATCATCGGGTTTATGAGCAAAACCTGTGACGGGCAAACCGATACCTTTTCGTGATAACAACTGCAATGAACGCAACTTATCTCTTGAGCGAGATATGGCTACCGATTCGTTTAGTGTGTAAGTACCCATCATTTCAAACTGCCTCAGCACGGCAGTTCCGTAAAAAGTAATCGAAGCTCCGATTCTAGGTATGACGGCATCAAATCCACTCAATATGGTGCCTTTGTAGTGGATGCCGGGTCTGTTGGACGTGATTTCCATGTAACAACGTAAAGCATCAATGACATGAATTTCATGCCCTCTGGCCTGAGCGGCTTCAATCAGTCTTCGCGTGGAGTATAGTTTTGAATTTCTTGAAAGTAATGCAATTTTCATTTGTTACTAAAGGTCCTGGCCATCAATCACAACCACAAAATAATTATTAAAAAGTAGGAACTAAAAAAGGAAGTTCGTAAGGACGCGACGCAAATACTTACGGCTTACATTTCGAATTAGGCAACACTCAGAAGAGATCGTGAAACCATAGTTCAATCAGTTGAAGCATTAAGCAAAAAAAGAGTGAATCGACTTTTGGCGCGTATTATAGATTAAATTGTCTTTAACTATCGTTAATCTTATTGAGTAATGGAGTCATGAAAAAGCTAAGATAAAATCCACCGGATTGAGTCAAATATCCAGGCATTACCTGTCTTTTGAACGCAGATGCACAATTCAAATGAGAAAGAAAAGAGCAAAAAAAAGGGCCTGTTAAGGCCCTTTTTACTAGCTGGCTAATTCGAAATCATTATTCACTGATATCGACTGCTTTCATGCTGAGTCTGACCCTGCCCTGGCGATCAATTTCCAGAACTTTAACCCGGACAACATCACCTTCATTCAGTTTATCGCTGACTTTATCAACATGTTCATCTGAAATTTGCGAAATATGAACCAAACCGTCTTTGCCAGGCAGAATAGTTACAAATGCACCAAAGTCCATCAAGCGGGCAACTTTTCCTTCATAGGTTTTACCGACTTCGACTTCAGCGGTGATTTCTTCTATCAACCGGCGCGCTTCTTCTCCCGCCTGTTTATCAACCGAAGCAATTTTTACGATACCGTCATCGGTCAAATCGATGCTGGCTCCGGTTTGCTCAGTCAAACTTCTAATTGTCGCCCCGCCCTTACCGATGACTTCGCGAATTTTGCTGGGGTCAATTCTAATAGTAATAATACGAGGCGCGAAATCTGACATCTGTTTTCTGGTTTCAGAAAGCGCTTTATTCATCTCGCCCAGAATATGGATACGACCAATTTTGGCTTGATCCAAAGCGGTTTTCATAATTTCCGCGGTAATACCATCAATTTTGATATCCATTTGCAAGGCGGTTATACCGTCTTCCGTTCCTGCTACTTTGAAATCCATATCACCCAGGTGATCTTCATCACCCATGATGTCGGACAAAACAGCAAAATTGTCGCCTTCTTTGATTAACCCCATAGCAATGCCGGCTACAGGTGCTTTAGTAGGAACACCGGCGTCCATCAAGGCCAAACTGCTACCGCACACGGATGCCATGGAACTGGAACCGTTCGATTCGGTAATTTCCGAAACGATGCGGATGACATAGGGGAATTCATCCATATTCGGTAATATGGCTTGAACGCCACGCTTAGCCAAGCGGCCATGACCAATTTCACGACGTTTCGGTGATCCGACAAAACCGGTTTCGCCTACGCAATACGGAGGGAAATTGTAATGCAGCATAAAGCTTTCTTTATACTCGCCACCCAATGCATCGATAATTTGTGAGTCGCGCTCCGTTCCCAGTGTGGCTACAACCAAGGCCTGGGTTTCACCACGAGTGAATAAGGCAGAACCGTGAGCGCGAGGTAAAACGCCGGTACGGACTGAAATAGGTCTGACGCTGTCCAGATTACGGCCATCGATACGCTTGTGTTCGTTAATAATCGAACTGCGGACAATTTTCTTTTCCAGCTTTTCGATAATTGCGCGAATGTCTTTTTCTGAATATTGATCGTCAGCCGTCAGTTTGGCGACAACAGCGCTTCTGATTTCTTTTAATTGATCTTGCCGGGTCAGTTTTTCAGCAACTTGATATGCAGCTTTAATATCAGCTTCAATCGAATCGGACACTAATTTTTCCAATTCACTGTTTGCGACGGGAGCCTGCCAGTTAATCAAGGGTTTATTGACCGTTTGAGCAAACTCTTTAATGCCGGCTATAGCTTGTTGCATTTGCTCATGACCAAACAGAACAGCGCCGAGCATAATTTCTTCGGTTAAGCTTTGGGCCTCTGATTCAACCATCAATACAGCATGTTCGGTACCGGCAACAACTAAGGACAATTGCGATCCTTTAAGAGCCGTTACTGATGGATTCAACAAATATTGATCATCTTGATAGCCCACTATAGCTGCGGCAACCGGACCATTGAACGGCAAGCCGGAGATAGCTAATGCGGCTGATGAGCCCAATAATGCAGGAATTTCGGGGTCAATCTCAGGATTAAGAGACATGACCGTTGCAACGATTTGAACCTCGTTGGTGTACTCGTCAGGAAAAAGCGGCCTGATAGGTCTATCGATTAAGCGTGAAGTAAGCGTTTCTTTCTCGCTAGGTCGTCCTTCGCGTTTGAAAAAACCACCTGGAATTTTTCCTGCGGCATAGGTTTTTTCTTGATAGTTCACAGTTAATGGAAAAAAATCTCCGCCAACGTTTGCATCTTTTTTTCCAACGACTGTGACGAGAAGGGTAGTCCCTCCCATGTTAATAATTACTGCACCGTCGGCCTGGCGGGCTATTTCACCGGTTTCAAGTGTGACGAGCTGGTCGCCGTACTGAAATTCTTTCCTAACAAGAGTCACTATAAGGTTCCTTTATGTTAAAGGTTATAAATTAAGTCATTATGTAACCGCAAAGAACGGCACACAGGTGCCGTTCTAAGTCTGATCATTTATTTACGCAAACCTAAGCGATCTATTAATGAACGATAGCGATTCAGATCTGTTTTCTTCAAGTAGTCCAATAATTTACGACGCTGATTAACGAGACGTAATAAGCCGCGACGTGAATGATTGTCTTTTTTGTGTTCTGCGAAGTGAGGCGTCAAATGAACAATCCGCGCAGTCAACAAGGCGACTTGGACTTCAGTAGAACCGGTATCGGTTTCTGATAAACGATATTCTTCAACGATTGCTTTTTTGTGTTCAGCAGTAAATGGCATTGATAATCCCTATAGATTAACGAAATAAAA comes from Methylicorpusculum oleiharenae and encodes:
- the pnp gene encoding polyribonucleotide nucleotidyltransferase, which encodes MTLVRKEFQYGDQLVTLETGEIARQADGAVIINMGGTTLLVTVVGKKDANVGGDFFPLTVNYQEKTYAAGKIPGGFFKREGRPSEKETLTSRLIDRPIRPLFPDEYTNEVQIVATVMSLNPEIDPEIPALLGSSAALAISGLPFNGPVAAAIVGYQDDQYLLNPSVTALKGSQLSLVVAGTEHAVLMVESEAQSLTEEIMLGAVLFGHEQMQQAIAGIKEFAQTVNKPLINWQAPVANSELEKLVSDSIEADIKAAYQVAEKLTRQDQLKEIRSAVVAKLTADDQYSEKDIRAIIEKLEKKIVRSSIINEHKRIDGRNLDSVRPISVRTGVLPRAHGSALFTRGETQALVVATLGTERDSQIIDALGGEYKESFMLHYNFPPYCVGETGFVGSPKRREIGHGRLAKRGVQAILPNMDEFPYVIRIVSEITESNGSSSMASVCGSSLALMDAGVPTKAPVAGIAMGLIKEGDNFAVLSDIMGDEDHLGDMDFKVAGTEDGITALQMDIKIDGITAEIMKTALDQAKIGRIHILGEMNKALSETRKQMSDFAPRIITIRIDPSKIREVIGKGGATIRSLTEQTGASIDLTDDGIVKIASVDKQAGEEARRLIEEITAEVEVGKTYEGKVARLMDFGAFVTILPGKDGLVHISQISDEHVDKVSDKLNEGDVVRVKVLEIDRQGRVRLSMKAVDISE
- a CDS encoding MBL fold metallo-hydrolase RNA specificity domain-containing protein; translation: MTYLTFWGGTEQVTGSCYLLETGHHRILLDCGLFQGSKETERLNAEDFPFDPATIDAVVLSHAHLDHSGRLPKLVKEGFRGNLFLTEGSYQLLELLLKDAAFLELRDTEWENKKRERAGKKLLDPLFTLEDVEALLTLRKPFPYKTAIEVLPGIKLQFLDAGHILGSSIVKLELQEGDKNKTLVFSGDLGNSASPVLPDPETVKHADLLLLESTYGDRDHKALDPTLDELRVILKLAANSGGNVIIPSFAVGRTQDLLYWLGKLYREGSLPQQQVFLDSPMAINASEIYFDYKHLFNEDDPEFNRIAQKGWQAWLPCLSYSETAEDSMAINRIVGGAVIIAGSGMCTGGRIRHHLKYNLWRRNAHIVFVGFQAQGTLGRRLIDGQKDLKILGSKIHVEATIHTLGGLSAHADQSQLLAWANHFEGTKPRLFLVHGETSASHSLQTCFNRLGWPANLPKIGQKIEIS
- the rpsO gene encoding 30S ribosomal protein S15 encodes the protein MPFTAEHKKAIVEEYRLSETDTGSTEVQVALLTARIVHLTPHFAEHKKDNHSRRGLLRLVNQRRKLLDYLKKTDLNRYRSLIDRLGLRK
- the rimK gene encoding 30S ribosomal protein S6--L-glutamate ligase, which encodes MKIALLSRNSKLYSTRRLIEAAQARGHEIHVIDALRCYMEITSNRPGIHYKGTILSGFDAVIPRIGASITFYGTAVLRQFEMMGTYTLNESVAISRSRDKLRSLQLLSRKGIGLPVTGFAHKPDDVEDLIKMVGGAPLVIKLLEGTQGIGVVMAETQKAAESVIEAFMGLKANILVQEFIKEAAGADIRCFVIGDKVVAAMKRQGKEGEFRSNLHRGGTSSLIRISPEERSIAVRAARTLGLNVAGVDLLRSNHGPVIMEVNSSPGLQGIETSTEKDIAGMIIDFIEKDSVNKSTRTKGKG